The nucleotide sequence ACGATAAAGATCTTGTTGCGGTGCGCCGCCCAAATGCGCTCGCCGGCCACACAGAGGCAACGTATCGAATGGTTGCGATCACCGAGCGTCACCAGGTGATAGCTATTCAGATCCCATTGGCCGTCTGTTTGGCGGCGGAACACGGCTAGTTGGGCATTGGCCAGCGCCACAACGACCCTCGCCTCGACATGCACAATCGCCAGCACAGCGTCCGGCAGAAGAACCTGGTGCAGGCACTCGTGCCACCTTCCCACGCTGCTATGCACGTACAGCATACCATCTTGGGCGCCCAACCACATTGTGGGACCCACCGAGCTCATTGCCGGCTCATCCcgatccttggtctccaatatGGGATTCAGCGACTTGGTGGCAAACAGAAGATTGCTGCTCgagttattgttgttgtttgtctGGTTGCCGTCCGTGGAGAGGCGCTGTGGTGCACCAGGCAGTGCCTGGCGTATTTTAATGGCCTCCACATTGCCAAGTGGCTCTTCAGCACTCACCGCCGGAAGCTGCTCGTTTGACTTTTCCGTGGCTTCCTtggcctcctcctcctcctgctgctgcttagCATTGCTGTTTTGCTCATCCTCCGACTTGGGCTTGACCCGGACAAACTCCACTTTGCCAAGTAACTCCGCACCCTCGCCTGGTCGCTGCAGCATCTCGCCCGCCTTGACCACCTCTGACTGCTCCAGGAGCGCATAGTCACTCTCCATCGCTCCTTGAACGGAGGCAATGCAGAGCAAATGCGATGCGCAGATGGGGAAAGCATCCAGAACGGTGGCCGATTGATTGGCATCCACAACACTGACCGTACTGGCCGCATGTGTGCTTGTGCAGATCCACACGAACGAACTGAGCTGTGTCTCGGGCTCCAGCGTCTCCAGGCTAACCCTGGCCATCTGTCTGTCCAACGCCTCCATGCTCTGATCAGCCGTCGGACTGGTTATCTCAGCTATCTTGAGTGTAGATTTCGGAGCATAGGGTGAGTTGGCAGGTATCAGTGATTGCCCATTCTTTGTAAAACCTCCATGGAGATTAACGCCCGCCGCACAGAACACCTTCATGTGTGGCGAGGCCTCCGCCAGGGGATTACAGTACACGGGAACGGGTACACCACCCGAATGACGATTGGGATTCGCCTCTTGGCTGGCCTTGTTAATCGGCAAACTCCAACCGTAGGCGTGCAGACGGCCATCCTCCTTTTGGACATGGGCGCGTAGCTGGCGGTACTGTTCCCGCCTCCTCGCACTAATCCTCTCAGAGCTGCCCTCCTCGGCGTAGTCCTTCGGCATGATGAGGGCGTTGGCAAGACCAGCGCTGGCGGGATGCACTGGCGGCTGGCCGCTGGTTAGGGCAAGGCGATTGTCGCCACCTCCACCTCCTCGGCTGGGGGATCCGTGGCTGTGGGCAGGGCTTCCTCCGCCGGTATGACGAAACATCGGCCCCCCTCCGAGACCGTCCGCAACGCGTTCCGTTGGGCGGTTGGAGGGGCTGTTTATAAGGAATTAGTATTAACAATAATTTATGCAAAGTACATTGCTGGCAAACTCACGTAAAAAGATTACTAAAGTACTTCCAAATGCTCTGCTTTGACTTCCTGTCCAAATTATCTACGGTGCGTGAGGCACGGAGTATTTCTGTGAGACGCACTGCCTCCTGCAGCTCCATCAAGCGCTCCTTGTACTGGTTACGCTCCATCAGCACCATGGCCATCTCCACGCGGGTGAATCTCTTGCGCTGGGCCAGCGGCACATCGTTCTCCTCTTGCTCGGTGTCTAAAATGGGATGGGAAACGATCAGATTGATTTCTGAGAAACTCTCGTTAAAGCTGGTATAACTCACTTTGCTGCTTGACCTGCTCCTTGGCCTTTTTCAGCTCATCCTCCAGCTCGCTGATACGCTGCCTCAACTTGGTCCTCGATTGCTGCATGGCATTGAGCTCCTCCCGAACGATTTCAACCTCTCCAGTAAGCTCATCCACTTTTACGATTAAATCGTCCTTGACAATATTGAGCGCATTTCTGTAAAGAGTAAGAAATAAGGATAATTGATTTTTGATTCCCCTTTGGGGACACATCATTAGTGACACTCACTTGGTGGCCAGCAGCTCGTTGTTTTCCATTATGAGATTTTCCACCTCCTTGCCCATACCTGAAAAATGATTGAGAGCTTTCTTAGTAATCGGTAATTGTTTAAGGGGTTTCATTGACAAAACAAGTGTAAAAGCGTTAGGAAAATGCAAGTGAAACTCAAGTGTATGTTATGCGGAATATATGGATTTCGTTTGGTTAACTTATAGATGCTTTAAATTAAAGAAATGAAATCAgataaatcaaaattaatgTTAGATGTTGGCAGCCTCCACAAATTGAAATCATCCAAATAGGAAAAAATCCCTGAACCATATCAAGAAGTAAACTAAAAACTACCAAACTACAGAAATAATGGAATAACTAAAACCAAATGATATGGCAGAATCGAAGTTCTAGGTCAGCCCAAACACCAAATTAAAGTAAagtataatttttttgataaTCTGATAGCGATGCTGGGCGGTTTGGGGTATAACTACTTACGATGCTACAAAGGCAGTTATAATAGTTGGGGAGCTACTTTATCGATAGTTATGAGGGTGTTCGTAGCGCACTTTAGACTTACCAAAATAGTTGTCGTTAGCTTCAAAGGATACAATGCAAATACAGTTGTTGTTTTGTGAATTGTGTTTTAGTAATTGCAAGAGaaatttggtttttgtttgtt is from Drosophila suzukii chromosome 3, CBGP_Dsuzu_IsoJpt1.0, whole genome shotgun sequence and encodes:
- the syd gene encoding JNK-interacting protein 3 isoform X3; amino-acid sequence: MMDNDDALLNNGGPQSGAETVYGTEDNNMVMSEKVQQLAGSIYQEFERMINRYDEDVVKNLMPLLVNVLECLDASYRINQEQDVEVELLREDNEQLVTQYEREKSARKQSEQKLLEAEDLAEQENKELATRLESVESIVRMLELKHKNSLEHASRLEEREADLKKEYNKLHERYTELFKNHVDYMERTKMLMGSTHSQMSTASDRMDVSRARLNPVARSSGPVSYGFASLENSVMLDTETICSVGSQSDDSGPPSLQNELDNLSGTVERGAATDALQQQHQATSPQSPGSSPVVPNVPTNVGRSTTKKEQRSDNNLYQELSFQDNEESEENEIVTGSWVHPGEYASSANDNYFGMGKEVENLIMENNELLATKNALNIVKDDLIVKVDELTGEVEIVREELNAMQQSRTKLRQRISELEDELKKAKEQVKQQNTEQEENDVPLAQRKRFTRVEMAMVLMERNQYKERLMELQEAVRLTEILRASRTVDNLDRKSKQSIWKYFSNLFTPSNRPTERVADGLGGGPMFRHTGGGSPAHSHGSPSRGGGGGDNRLALTSGQPPVHPASAGLANALIMPKDYAEEGSSERISARRREQYRQLRAHVQKEDGRLHAYGWSLPINKASQEANPNRHSGGVPVPVYCNPLAEASPHMKVFCAAGVNLHGGFTKNGQSLIPANSPYAPKSTLKIAEITSPTADQSMEALDRQMARVSLETLEPETQLSSFVWICTSTHAASTVSVVDANQSATVLDAFPICASHLLCIASVQGAMESDYALLEQSEVVKAGEMLQRPGEGAELLGKVEFVRVKPKSEDEQNSNAKQQQEEEEAKEATEKSNEQLPAVSAEEPLGNVEAIKIRQALPGAPQRLSTDGNQTNNNNNSSSNLLFATKSLNPILETKDRDEPAMSSVGPTMWLGAQDGMLYVHSSVGRWHECLHQVLLPDAVLAIVHVEARVVVALANAQLAVFRRQTDGQWDLNSYHLVTLGDRNHSIRCLCVAGERIWAAHRNKIFIVDPVSLNIVHSLDAHPRKESQVRQMAATGAGVWVSIRLDSTLRLYNTHTFEHKQDVDIEPYVSKMLGTGKLGFSFVRITALMVSCNRLWIGTSNGVIISVPLAEVQPKSSSDPHGQMPLCCMANAQLSFHGHRDAVKFFVSVPMLQQPNLNGGLTFSNKRPDMLVMCGGEGYIDFRINDNDMENSIQLEPNQTIENRGDKSYLIVWHVSQR
- the syd gene encoding JNK-interacting protein 3 isoform X2 gives rise to the protein MMDNDDALLNNGGPQSGAETVYGTEDNNMVMSEKNEQVVSIVQQLAGSIYQEFERMINRYDEDVVKNLMPLLVNVLECLDASYRINQEQDVEVELLREDNEQLVTQYEREKSARKQSEQKLLEAEDLAEQENKELATRLESVESIVRMLELKHKNSLEHASRLEEREADLKKEYNKLHERYTELFKNHVDYMERTKMLMGSTHSQMSTASDRMDVSRARLNPVARSSGPVSYGFASLENSVMLDTETICSVGSQSDDSGPPSLQNELDNLSGTVERGAATDALQQQHQATSPQSPGSSPVVPNVPTNVGRSTTKKEQRSDNNLYQELSFQDNEESEENEIVTGSWVHPGEYASSGMGKEVENLIMENNELLATKNALNIVKDDLIVKVDELTGEVEIVREELNAMQQSRTKLRQRISELEDELKKAKEQVKQQNTEQEENDVPLAQRKRFTRVEMAMVLMERNQYKERLMELQEAVRLTEILRASRTVDNLDRKSKQSIWKYFSNLFTPSNRPTERVADGLGGGPMFRHTGGGSPAHSHGSPSRGGGGGDNRLALTSGQPPVHPASAGLANALIMPKDYAEEGSSERISARRREQYRQLRAHVQKEDGRLHAYGWSLPINKASQEANPNRHSGGVPVPVYCNPLAEASPHMKVFCAAGVNLHGGFTKNGQSLIPANSPYAPKSTLKIAEITSPTADQSMEALDRQMARVSLETLEPETQLSSFVWICTSTHAASTVSVVDANQSATVLDAFPICASHLLCIASVQGAMESDYALLEQSEVVKAGEMLQRPGEGAELLGKVEFVRVKPKSEDEQNSNAKQQQEEEEAKEATEKSNEQLPAVSAEEPLGNVEAIKIRQALPGAPQRLSTDGNQTNNNNNSSSNLLFATKSLNPILETKDRDEPAMSSVGPTMWLGAQDGMLYVHSSVGRWHECLHQVLLPDAVLAIVHVEARVVVALANAQLAVFRRQTDGQWDLNSYHLVTLGDRNHSIRCLCVAGERIWAAHRNKIFIVDPVSLNIVHSLDAHPRKESQVRQMAATGAGVWVSIRLDSTLRLYNTHTFEHKQDVDIEPYVSKMLGTGKLGFSFVRITALMVSCNRLWIGTSNGVIISVPLAEVQPKSSSDPHGQMPLCCMANAQLSFHGHRDAVKFFVSVPMLQQPNLNGGLTFSNKRPDMLVMCGGEGYIDFRINDNDMENSIQLEPNQTIENRGDKSYLIVWHVSQR
- the syd gene encoding JNK-interacting protein 3 isoform X1, with product MMDNDDALLNNGGPQSGAETVYGTEDNNMVMSEKNEQVVSIVQQLAGSIYQEFERMINRYDEDVVKNLMPLLVNVLECLDASYRINQEQDVEVELLREDNEQLVTQYEREKSARKQSEQKLLEAEDLAEQENKELATRLESVESIVRMLELKHKNSLEHASRLEEREADLKKEYNKLHERYTELFKNHVDYMERTKMLMGSTHSQMSTASDRMDVSRARLNPVARSSGPVSYGFASLENSVMLDTETICSVGSQSDDSGPPSLQNELDNLSGTVERGAATDALQQQHQATSPQSPGSSPVVPNVPTNVGRSTTKKEQRSDNNLYQELSFQDNEESEENEIVTGSWVHPGEYASSANDNYFGMGKEVENLIMENNELLATKNALNIVKDDLIVKVDELTGEVEIVREELNAMQQSRTKLRQRISELEDELKKAKEQVKQQNTEQEENDVPLAQRKRFTRVEMAMVLMERNQYKERLMELQEAVRLTEILRASRTVDNLDRKSKQSIWKYFSNLFTPSNRPTERVADGLGGGPMFRHTGGGSPAHSHGSPSRGGGGGDNRLALTSGQPPVHPASAGLANALIMPKDYAEEGSSERISARRREQYRQLRAHVQKEDGRLHAYGWSLPINKASQEANPNRHSGGVPVPVYCNPLAEASPHMKVFCAAGVNLHGGFTKNGQSLIPANSPYAPKSTLKIAEITSPTADQSMEALDRQMARVSLETLEPETQLSSFVWICTSTHAASTVSVVDANQSATVLDAFPICASHLLCIASVQGAMESDYALLEQSEVVKAGEMLQRPGEGAELLGKVEFVRVKPKSEDEQNSNAKQQQEEEEAKEATEKSNEQLPAVSAEEPLGNVEAIKIRQALPGAPQRLSTDGNQTNNNNNSSSNLLFATKSLNPILETKDRDEPAMSSVGPTMWLGAQDGMLYVHSSVGRWHECLHQVLLPDAVLAIVHVEARVVVALANAQLAVFRRQTDGQWDLNSYHLVTLGDRNHSIRCLCVAGERIWAAHRNKIFIVDPVSLNIVHSLDAHPRKESQVRQMAATGAGVWVSIRLDSTLRLYNTHTFEHKQDVDIEPYVSKMLGTGKLGFSFVRITALMVSCNRLWIGTSNGVIISVPLAEVQPKSSSDPHGQMPLCCMANAQLSFHGHRDAVKFFVSVPMLQQPNLNGGLTFSNKRPDMLVMCGGEGYIDFRINDNDMENSIQLEPNQTIENRGDKSYLIVWHVSQR
- the syd gene encoding JNK-interacting protein 3 isoform X6, coding for MMDNDDALLNNGGPQSGAETVYGTEDNNMVMSEKNEQVVSIVQQLAGSIYQEFERMINRYDEDVVKNLMPLLVNVLECLDASYRINQEQDVEVELLREDNEQLVTQYEREKSARKQSEQKLLEAEDLAEQENKELATRLESVESIVRMLELKHKNSLEHASRLEEREADLKKEYNKLHERYTELFKNHVDYMERTKMLMGSTHSQMSTASDRMDVSRARLNPVARSSGPVSYGFASLENSVMLDTETICSVGSQSDDSGPPSLQNELDNLSGTVERGAATDALQQQHQATSPQSPGSSPVVPNVPTNVGRSTTKKEQRSDNNLYQELSFQDNEESEENEIVTGSWVHPGEYASSANDNYFGMGKEVENLIMENNELLATKNALNIVKDDLIVKVDELTGEVEIVREELNAMQQSRTKLRQRISELEDELKKAKEQVKQQNTEQEENDVPLAQRKRFTRVEMAMVLMERNQYKERLMELQEAVRLTEILRASRTVDNLDRKSKQSIWKYFSNLFTPSNRPTERVADGLGGGPMFRHTGGGSPAHSHGSPSRGGGGGDNRLALTSGQPPVHPASAGLANALIMPKDYAEEGSSERISARRREQYRQLRAHVQKEDGRLHAYGWSLPINKASQEANPNRHSGGVPVPVYCNPLAEASPHMKVFCAAGVNLHGGFTKNGQSLIPANSPYAPKSTLKIAEITSPTADQSMEALDRQMARVSLETLEPETQLSSFVWICTSTHAASTVSVVDANQSATVLDAFPICASHLLCIASVQGAMESDYALLEQSEVVKAGEMLQRPGEGAELLGKVEFVRVKPKSEDEQNSNAKQQQEEEEAKEATEKSNEQLPAVSAEEPLGNVEAIKIRQALPGAPQRLSTDGNQTNNNNNSSSNLLFATKSLNPILETKDRDEPAMSSVGPTMWLGAQDGMLYVHSSVGRWHECLHQVLLPDAVLAIVHVEARVVVALANAQLAVFRRQTDGQWDLNSYHLVTLGDRNHSIRCLCVAGERIWAAHRNKIFIVDPVSLNIVHSLDAHPRKESQVRQMAATGAGVWVSIRLDSTLRLYNTHTFEHKQDVDIEPYVSKMLGTGKLGFSFVRITALMVSCNRLWIGTSNGVIISVPLAEVQPKSSSDPHGQMPLCCMANAQLSFHGHRDAVKFFVSVPMLQQPNLNGGLTFSNKRPDMLVMCGGEGYIDFRIRHDKFDASDNAAHLIVWKVDT
- the syd gene encoding JNK-interacting protein 3 isoform X4, which translates into the protein MMDNDDALLNNGGPQSGAETVYGTEDNNMVMSEKNEQVVSIVQQLAGSIYQEFERMINRYDEDVVKNLMPLLVNVLECLDASYRINQEQDVEVELLREDNEQLVTQYEREKSARKQSEQKLLEAEDLAEQENKELATRLESVESIVRMLELKHKNSLEHASRLEEREADLKKEYNKLHERYTELFKNHVDYMERTKMLMGSTHSQMSTASDRMDVSRARLNPVARSSGPVSYGFASLENSVMLDTETICSVGSQSDDSGPPSLQNELDNLSGTVERGAATDALQQQHQATSPQSPGSSPVVPNVPTNVGRSTTKKEQRSDNNLYQELSFQDNEESEENEIVTGSWVHPGEYASSANDNYFGMGKEVENLIMENNELLATKNALNIVKDDLIVKVDELTGEVEIVREELNAMQQSRTKLRQRISELEDELKKAKEQVKQQNTEQEENDVPLAQRKRFTRVEMAMVLMERNQYKERLMELQEAVRLTEILRASRTVDNLDRKSKQSIWKYFSNLFTPSNRPTERVADGLGGGPMFRHTGGGSPAHSHGSPSRGGGGGDNRLALTSGQPPVHPASAGLANALIMPKDYAEEGSSERISARRREQYRQLRAHVQKEDGRLHAYGWSLPINKASQEANPNRHSGGVPVPVYCNPLAEASPHMKVFCAAGVNLHGGFTKNGQSLIPANSPYAPKSTLKIAEITSPTADQSMEALDRQMARVSLETLEPETQLSSFVWICTSTHAASTVSVVDANQSATVLDAFPICASHLLCIASVQGAMESDYALLEQSEVVKAGEMLQRPGEGAELLGKVEFVRVKPKSEDEQNSNAKQQQEEEEAKEATEKSNEQLPAVSAEEPLGNVEAIKIRQALPGAPQRLSTDGNQTNNNNNSSSNLLFATKSLNPILETKDRDEPAMSSVGPTMWLGAQDGMLYVHSSVGRWHECLHQVLLPDAVLAIVHVEARVVVALANAQLAVFRRQTDGQWDLNSYHLVTLGDRNHSIRCLCVAGERIWAAHRNKIFIVDPVSLNIVHSLDAHPRKESQVRQMAATGAGVWVSIRLDSTLRLYNTHTFEHKQDVDIEPYVSKMLGTGKLGFSFVRITALMVSCNRLWIGTSNGVIISVPLAEVQPKSSSDPHGQMPLCCMANAQLSFHGHRDAVKFFVSVPMLQQPNLNGGLTFSNKRPDMLVMCGGEGYIDFRIRHDKFDASDNAAHLIVWKVDTR
- the syd gene encoding JNK-interacting protein 3 isoform X5, yielding MMDNDDALLNNGGPQSGAETVYGTEDNNMVMSEKVQQLAGSIYQEFERMINRYDEDVVKNLMPLLVNVLECLDASYRINQEQDVEVELLREDNEQLVTQYEREKSARKQSEQKLLEAEDLAEQENKELATRLESVESIVRMLELKHKNSLEHASRLEEREADLKKEYNKLHERYTELFKNHVDYMERTKMLMGSTHSQMSTASDRMDVSRARLNPVARSSGPVSYGFASLENSVMLDTETICSVGSQSDDSGPPSLQNELDNLSGTVERGAATDALQQQHQATSPQSPGSSPVVPNVPTNVGRSTTKKEQRSDNNLYQELSFQDNEESEENEIVTGSWVHPGEYASSGMGKEVENLIMENNELLATKNALNIVKDDLIVKVDELTGEVEIVREELNAMQQSRTKLRQRISELEDELKKAKEQVKQQNTEQEENDVPLAQRKRFTRVEMAMVLMERNQYKERLMELQEAVRLTEILRASRTVDNLDRKSKQSIWKYFSNLFTPSNRPTERVADGLGGGPMFRHTGGGSPAHSHGSPSRGGGGGDNRLALTSGQPPVHPASAGLANALIMPKDYAEEGSSERISARRREQYRQLRAHVQKEDGRLHAYGWSLPINKASQEANPNRHSGGVPVPVYCNPLAEASPHMKVFCAAGVNLHGGFTKNGQSLIPANSPYAPKSTLKIAEITSPTADQSMEALDRQMARVSLETLEPETQLSSFVWICTSTHAASTVSVVDANQSATVLDAFPICASHLLCIASVQGAMESDYALLEQSEVVKAGEMLQRPGEGAELLGKVEFVRVKPKSEDEQNSNAKQQQEEEEAKEATEKSNEQLPAVSAEEPLGNVEAIKIRQALPGAPQRLSTDGNQTNNNNNSSSNLLFATKSLNPILETKDRDEPAMSSVGPTMWLGAQDGMLYVHSSVGRWHECLHQVLLPDAVLAIVHVEARVVVALANAQLAVFRRQTDGQWDLNSYHLVTLGDRNHSIRCLCVAGERIWAAHRNKIFIVDPVSLNIVHSLDAHPRKESQVRQMAATGAGVWVSIRLDSTLRLYNTHTFEHKQDVDIEPYVSKMLGTGKLGFSFVRITALMVSCNRLWIGTSNGVIISVPLAEVQPKSSSDPHGQMPLCCMANAQLSFHGHRDAVKFFVSVPMLQQPNLNGGLTFSNKRPDMLVMCGGEGYIDFRINDNDMENSIQLEPNQTIENRGDKSYLIVWHVSQR